One genomic window of Bartonella sp. HY038 includes the following:
- a CDS encoding ATP-dependent helicase: MSDFPDDIPFFDDDEKPQREDVPPVRTGSIAARAMAARQLKPAEAAYLDGLNPEQRLAVVTTEGPVLVLAGAGTGKTRVLTTRIGHILSLGLAYPSQILAVTFTNKAAREMKHRIGDLVGGAVEGMPWLGTFHSIGVKLLRRHAELAGLRSDFTILDTDDVIRLIKQLIQAEGLDDKRWPARAFAQMIDGWKNRGLSPEKISEGDARSFGNGKGRELYRAYQDRLKVLNCCDFGDLLLHPIRIFQNNPDVLREYHKKFRYILVDEYQDTNTAQYLWLRLLAQRPNGETVNLCCVGDDDQSIYGWRGAEVDNILRFEKDFPGAVVVRLERNYRSTTHILATASHLISYNEGRLGKTLFTELDHSEAQKVQVHAAWDSEEEARAVGEEIEQLQRQGHALNDMAILVRASFQMREFEDRFVTLGLNYRVIGGPRFYERMEIRDAMAYFRVVAQPLDDLAFERIVNTPKRGLGDATIRQIHDAARARNISMFAASAELIETDELKPKPRSALREVVENFRRWQDRLNNTPHTELAEAILDESGYTAMWQNDRSAEAPGRLENLKELIRSMEEFESLRGFLEHVSLVMDAEQNEATDAVNIMTLHSAKGLEFDTVFLPGWEEGLFPHQRSLDEGGRSGLEEERRLAYVGVTRAKKNLHIWFVSNRRIHGLWQTTIPSRFLDELPEGHVEVGAVDTSYGGYGQSRFDRHDPFENTYATPGWQRAQQHKNKATRDNWGNRSGANVERVGYGEAQAGFGANKFNGKTINGELVAKSVSDVASDFKIGDRVFHMKFGNGDVANIEGTKLTIDFDKAGQKRVVDSFVKKL, from the coding sequence ATGAGCGATTTTCCAGATGATATACCGTTTTTTGACGATGATGAAAAGCCACAACGTGAAGATGTTCCACCAGTAAGAACTGGTAGCATTGCGGCAAGGGCTATGGCTGCGCGGCAATTAAAGCCAGCGGAAGCCGCCTATCTTGATGGGTTAAACCCTGAGCAACGTTTAGCAGTTGTTACCACAGAAGGACCGGTGCTTGTGCTTGCCGGTGCAGGAACGGGTAAAACTCGTGTTTTAACCACCCGTATTGGCCATATTTTATCCTTAGGCCTTGCCTATCCTAGCCAAATTTTAGCCGTTACCTTTACCAATAAAGCTGCCCGTGAGATGAAGCACCGTATTGGCGATCTTGTTGGCGGTGCGGTTGAAGGCATGCCTTGGCTTGGTACCTTCCATTCAATTGGTGTTAAATTATTGCGCCGCCATGCCGAGCTTGCTGGTTTACGCAGTGATTTTACAATTCTTGATACTGATGATGTTATTCGTCTTATCAAACAGCTTATTCAGGCTGAAGGGCTTGATGATAAGCGTTGGCCAGCTCGCGCTTTTGCGCAAATGATTGATGGCTGGAAAAATCGTGGCCTATCGCCTGAAAAAATTTCTGAAGGTGATGCACGTTCATTTGGTAATGGTAAGGGCCGTGAACTTTACCGAGCTTATCAAGATCGCCTGAAAGTTTTGAATTGCTGTGATTTTGGCGATTTGCTGTTGCATCCAATTCGTATTTTCCAAAACAATCCCGATGTTTTGCGTGAGTATCATAAAAAATTCCGGTATATTTTAGTTGACGAATATCAAGACACCAATACAGCGCAATATTTGTGGTTACGCCTTTTAGCGCAACGCCCAAATGGTGAAACGGTTAATTTGTGCTGTGTGGGCGATGATGACCAGTCTATTTATGGTTGGCGCGGCGCTGAAGTTGATAATATTTTACGCTTTGAAAAAGATTTTCCCGGTGCTGTCGTTGTACGGCTTGAGCGTAATTACCGCTCAACTACCCATATTTTGGCAACCGCATCGCACCTTATTTCCTATAATGAGGGGCGGCTTGGTAAAACTCTATTTACCGAGTTAGATCACAGCGAGGCACAAAAAGTGCAAGTGCATGCGGCTTGGGATTCTGAAGAAGAAGCCCGCGCCGTTGGCGAAGAGATTGAACAATTGCAACGCCAAGGCCACGCGCTTAATGACATGGCTATTTTGGTGCGTGCTTCATTTCAAATGCGCGAGTTTGAAGATCGCTTTGTAACGCTTGGTTTAAATTATCGGGTGATTGGCGGTCCGCGTTTTTACGAGCGGATGGAAATTCGCGATGCTATGGCTTATTTTCGGGTTGTTGCGCAACCTTTGGATGATCTTGCTTTTGAGCGTATCGTTAATACGCCAAAGCGTGGTCTTGGTGATGCAACTATTCGGCAAATCCATGATGCGGCGCGGGCGCGTAATATTTCGATGTTTGCCGCGAGTGCAGAACTGATTGAGACCGATGAATTAAAGCCAAAGCCGCGCAGTGCCTTGCGTGAAGTGGTGGAGAATTTCCGCCGTTGGCAAGATAGGCTCAATAATACCCCCCATACTGAACTTGCCGAAGCAATACTTGACGAGTCTGGCTATACGGCAATGTGGCAAAATGATCGCTCGGCAGAAGCTCCGGGGCGGCTTGAAAACTTGAAAGAGCTTATCCGCTCAATGGAAGAGTTTGAAAGCCTGCGCGGCTTTTTAGAACATGTCTCATTGGTTATGGATGCCGAGCAAAATGAGGCGACTGATGCGGTTAATATTATGACCTTGCATTCCGCTAAGGGCTTAGAATTTGATACGGTGTTCTTACCTGGTTGGGAGGAGGGGTTATTTCCCCATCAACGTTCCCTAGATGAAGGGGGGCGATCTGGTCTTGAGGAAGAGCGCCGCCTTGCTTATGTTGGTGTAACGCGGGCTAAAAAGAATCTTCATATTTGGTTTGTTTCCAACCGCCGTATTCATGGTCTTTGGCAGACAACAATTCCCTCACGCTTCTTGGATGAATTACCTGAAGGTCATGTTGAAGTGGGTGCGGTAGACACCAGCTATGGAGGCTATGGTCAATCGCGCTTTGATCGCCATGATCCATTTGAAAACACTTATGCAACACCCGGTTGGCAACGTGCCCAGCAGCATAAAAATAAGGCAACGCGCGACAATTGGGGGAACCGTTCTGGTGCTAATGTTGAGCGCGTTGGCTATGGTGAGGCGCAAGCAGGATTTGGCGCAAATAAGTTTAACGGCAAAACAATTAATGGGGAATTAGTTGCAAAATCTGTTTCTGATGTAGCATCGGATTTTAAGATCGGCGATCGTGTTTTCCATATGAAATTTGGCAATGGTGATGTTGCAAATATTGAGGGAACTAAATTAACCATTGATTTTGACAAGGCGGGACAAAAGCGCGTTGTTGATAGTTTTGTAAAAAAACTTTAA
- a CDS encoding putative quinol monooxygenase, translated as MLKVIAEFFIKEDAIDVVLPYFKQLVDETRKEPLCISYNLCIDQEDKSHFIFIEQWPDKNALDIHSASEHFQKLVPLIDMHKKQDARIILMDELNL; from the coding sequence ATGTTAAAAGTTATTGCTGAATTTTTCATAAAAGAAGATGCTATTGATGTGGTTTTGCCATATTTTAAACAGCTCGTTGATGAAACTCGTAAAGAGCCACTTTGTATTTCGTATAATCTTTGCATAGACCAAGAAGATAAAAGCCATTTTATTTTCATCGAACAATGGCCAGATAAAAATGCATTGGATATTCATAGTGCAAGCGAGCATTTTCAAAAATTAGTACCGCTTATCGATATGCATAAGAAGCAAGATGCACGGATCATCTTAATGGATGAGCTTAATCTGTAA
- the fdhD gene encoding formate dehydrogenase accessory sulfurtransferase FdhD — MKKKIPIYSELVGAPVNRMDCVTRVENGVKQPIEVAIAEEIAVAVSYDGTTHAVMMATPDDLAEFAVGFSLTENIISHIDEIDEINIIQLDDGVDIQLRLDERPRTAFLKRRRHMAGPVGCGLCGVESIEAAMRIVPQYKGEISLTASDICDAVGLLNLGQKLNQLTRCAHAAGFYVAGQGLLEICEDIGRHNAVDKLIGTLLLQGVDIGAGAIVVTSRLSVEIIQKAAIAGSGVVIGISAPTAEALRIGKAANLTVIARARGQSFEIHSNAERII; from the coding sequence TTGAAGAAGAAAATACCCATTTATTCCGAGCTGGTGGGCGCGCCGGTTAACCGTATGGACTGTGTCACACGGGTGGAAAATGGCGTGAAACAGCCAATTGAGGTTGCCATTGCCGAAGAAATAGCCGTAGCTGTAAGTTATGACGGCACGACCCATGCAGTAATGATGGCAACCCCCGATGATTTGGCAGAATTTGCTGTTGGTTTTAGTTTAACTGAAAACATTATTTCGCATATTGATGAAATTGATGAAATTAATATTATCCAACTTGATGATGGTGTTGATATTCAATTGCGATTAGATGAGCGGCCGCGAACTGCTTTTTTAAAACGTCGTCGCCATATGGCAGGCCCTGTTGGTTGTGGCCTATGCGGTGTTGAATCTATTGAAGCTGCAATGCGCATTGTACCTCAGTATAAAGGTGAAATTTCGCTTACAGCAAGCGATATTTGTGACGCTGTTGGACTTTTGAATTTGGGGCAAAAATTAAATCAACTCACCCGCTGTGCCCATGCTGCCGGTTTTTATGTTGCAGGGCAGGGATTACTGGAAATTTGTGAAGATATTGGCCGCCATAATGCCGTTGATAAGCTTATAGGCACTTTGCTTCTGCAGGGAGTTGATATTGGCGCTGGGGCAATTGTTGTCACTAGCCGTTTGTCCGTTGAGATTATTCAAAAAGCTGCAATTGCTGGTAGCGGTGTTGTTATTGGCATTTCAGCGCCAACGGCTGAAGCCTTGCGCATAGGCAAGGCTGCTAATCTTACGGTTATCGCAAGAGCGCGTGGACAAAGCTTTGAAATCCACTCAAATGCAGAGCGCATTATTTAA
- the dld gene encoding D-lactate dehydrogenase, with translation MTDNSVIASIKGIVGEKHCLTDANQTERYRKGFRSGEGDAKLVIIPGSLTELWQCLKILVTNDFIIIMQASNTGLTEGSTPKGSYERDVAIISTLRLDHIYVLDEGKQIISQPGGTLYKLEDILSSFNREPHSVIGSSCIGASIIGGICNNSGGALVKRGPAYTELSLYAQIDEKGELQLVNHLGIDLGETAEEILTKLDNKVIDPAWVSYDVGAASNHEYSQKVREVDAATPARFNADPSGLFEAAGSAGKIAVFAVRLDSFAKEENSKIYYIGTNDTNDLTVLRRRMLSEFDELPISGEYMHRDCFDISHKYGKDTLLMIHKLGTKRLPGFFAFKKSLDTRLEHLSFLPVNLSDRMIQLATQLVPDVMPKRMLDYRNQYEHHLILKVSSKLAQQTEALLNETVGSGWFLCDADEGKKAMLNRFVAAGAVIRYALVHPKTSEDVLALDIALRRNDDDWFERLPPEIDAQIEQKAYYGHFFCHVLHQDYVVKKGVDVKALKAKMLEVLDKRGAEYPAEHNVGHLYKAKPALANHYMKLDPTNSFNPGIGKTDKTRFYAACCPDCDPSFKAEKVN, from the coding sequence ATGACCGATAATTCTGTTATTGCTAGTATTAAAGGTATTGTTGGTGAAAAGCATTGCTTAACCGATGCAAATCAAACCGAGCGTTATCGCAAGGGCTTCCGCTCAGGCGAAGGCGATGCAAAGCTAGTCATTATCCCTGGCTCATTAACAGAATTATGGCAGTGTTTAAAAATATTGGTTACCAATGATTTCATTATCATTATGCAGGCATCTAATACGGGCCTTACGGAAGGATCAACCCCTAAAGGCAGTTATGAGCGCGATGTCGCAATTATTTCCACCCTTCGCCTTGATCATATTTATGTGTTGGATGAGGGCAAGCAAATTATCAGTCAACCAGGTGGCACTCTTTATAAACTTGAGGATATTTTAAGCAGCTTTAATCGCGAGCCCCATTCGGTAATTGGCTCGTCTTGTATTGGTGCATCTATCATTGGTGGTATTTGTAATAATTCTGGCGGTGCTTTGGTAAAAAGAGGGCCAGCTTATACGGAATTATCGCTATATGCGCAAATTGATGAAAAAGGCGAGTTACAACTTGTTAATCATTTAGGCATTGATCTTGGTGAAACTGCAGAAGAAATCTTGACCAAGCTTGATAATAAGGTGATCGATCCAGCATGGGTTAGCTATGATGTTGGCGCGGCTTCCAATCATGAATATAGCCAAAAAGTGCGTGAGGTGGATGCGGCAACCCCTGCAAGGTTTAATGCTGATCCCTCAGGGCTTTTTGAAGCTGCAGGTTCTGCAGGTAAAATAGCGGTTTTTGCTGTACGCCTTGATAGTTTTGCGAAAGAAGAAAACAGTAAAATCTATTATATTGGTACCAATGATACCAATGATTTAACCGTTTTGCGCCGCCGTATGCTAAGTGAATTTGATGAATTGCCGATAAGCGGTGAATATATGCATCGAGATTGTTTTGATATCTCGCATAAATATGGCAAGGATACATTGCTTATGATTCATAAGCTTGGCACTAAACGCTTGCCGGGCTTTTTTGCCTTTAAAAAATCACTTGATACAAGACTTGAGCATTTATCGTTTTTGCCGGTAAATCTATCAGACCGTATGATTCAATTAGCGACGCAGCTTGTGCCAGATGTTATGCCAAAGCGTATGCTTGATTATCGCAATCAATATGAACATCATCTTATTTTAAAAGTTTCGAGCAAACTGGCGCAGCAGACTGAAGCTTTGCTAAATGAAACTGTTGGATCTGGTTGGTTTTTATGCGATGCGGATGAAGGCAAAAAGGCAATGCTTAATCGCTTTGTTGCAGCTGGCGCTGTTATTCGCTATGCGCTGGTTCACCCCAAAACATCAGAAGATGTCTTAGCACTTGATATCGCCTTGCGGCGCAATGATGATGATTGGTTTGAGCGCTTGCCTCCAGAAATTGATGCGCAAATTGAGCAAAAGGCTTATTACGGCCATTTTTTCTGCCATGTGCTGCATCAAGATTATGTGGTCAAAAAAGGTGTTGATGTTAAAGCATTAAAAGCGAAAATGCTGGAAGTGCTTGATAAACGCGGCGCGGAATATCCAGCAGAGCATAATGTTGGCCATCTTTATAAGGCAAAGCCAGCCCTTGCCAATCATTACATGAAGCTTGATCCAACCAATAGTTTTAATCCCGGCATTGGTAAAACAGACAAAACGCGTTTTTATGCTGCTTGTTGTCCAGATTGTGATCCGTCCTTTAAGGCGGAAAAAGTAAATTGA
- a CDS encoding VOC family protein, translating to MAKFVHSMIRVLEEKRSVDFYQKAFNLKVAEKIEFDDFTLIYLSNEENSFELELTVNKGRTEPYNLGDGYGHAAFVVDDIDATHAQFERDGFAPRKLVQLDQQGKKVARFFFVADPDGYQIEVIEKGGRFG from the coding sequence ATGGCAAAATTTGTCCATAGCATGATCCGCGTCCTTGAAGAAAAGCGATCAGTTGATTTTTACCAAAAAGCATTCAATTTAAAGGTTGCAGAAAAAATAGAATTTGACGACTTTACATTAATTTACTTGAGCAATGAAGAAAATAGTTTTGAATTGGAATTAACAGTCAATAAAGGCCGAACCGAGCCTTATAATCTTGGTGATGGCTATGGCCATGCAGCTTTTGTCGTTGATGATATTGATGCCACTCACGCCCAATTTGAACGTGATGGCTTTGCCCCACGTAAATTGGTGCAATTAGATCAACAGGGTAAAAAAGTTGCACGTTTTTTCTTTGTGGCCGACCCCGATGGCTACCAAATTGAAGTTATTGAAAAAGGTGGCCGCTTTGGTTAG
- a CDS encoding YodC family protein: MFKVGDIVKLKSGGPAMTAQKVDGGKATCIWFKDDRLKTAVFRKDTVELVNPVEKTDKVKADLLPVFKTPPIIAKGDETNKKAVKSKTAKPKTAAAGAMSSDHKDEE, from the coding sequence ATGTTTAAAGTTGGCGATATTGTAAAGCTTAAATCAGGTGGCCCTGCCATGACCGCCCAAAAGGTTGATGGCGGCAAGGCAACCTGTATTTGGTTTAAAGATGATAGACTTAAAACGGCAGTTTTTCGCAAAGATACTGTTGAATTGGTCAATCCGGTTGAAAAAACAGACAAAGTAAAAGCTGACCTTTTACCTGTTTTCAAAACACCACCAATTATTGCAAAGGGCGATGAAACAAACAAAAAGGCTGTAAAGTCTAAAACTGCCAAGCCCAAAACAGCCGCAGCAGGTGCTATGTCTTCTGACCATAAAGATGAAGAGTAA
- the murB gene encoding UDP-N-acetylmuramate dehydrogenase: MTIYQAIDGEALLKQLPIDQLRGRLQANADMSKVTWFRTGGPAEVFFQPADEDDLAVLLQSLPEHIPLTIVGIGSNLMVRDGGIKGVVVRLSAKGFGNVVMNDVGQLVAGSAASDKSLATAALNAKIGGFHFYFGIPGSIGGALRMNAGANGIETAERLVEAHALDRQGNKHIIKAADMGFSYRHIAIADDLIFTSAVFSGYQANEADIMAARDEVIQHRENVQPVREKTGGSTFRNPDGTSAWKVIDEAGCRGLQIGGAQMSPMHCNFMINVGNATAYDLELLGETVRQKVFANCSIDLHWEIKRIGQFLPDRQVMSFEAEL; encoded by the coding sequence ATGACAATATATCAAGCAATTGATGGTGAAGCACTTTTAAAACAATTGCCAATTGACCAATTGCGGGGTCGTTTACAGGCCAATGCTGATATGAGCAAGGTTACATGGTTTCGCACCGGTGGCCCTGCTGAGGTATTTTTTCAACCCGCAGATGAAGACGATTTGGCAGTTTTACTACAATCATTGCCAGAACATATTCCATTAACCATCGTTGGTATTGGCTCTAATTTGATGGTGCGTGATGGTGGTATAAAAGGCGTTGTTGTTCGCCTTTCCGCCAAAGGTTTTGGCAATGTTGTCATGAATGATGTTGGACAATTGGTTGCGGGGTCGGCGGCGTCGGATAAAAGCTTGGCTACTGCTGCACTTAACGCGAAAATAGGGGGCTTTCATTTTTATTTTGGTATCCCCGGCAGCATTGGCGGCGCTTTACGGATGAATGCGGGTGCCAATGGTATTGAGACGGCAGAGCGTTTGGTGGAAGCCCATGCGTTAGATCGGCAAGGTAATAAGCATATTATTAAAGCGGCTGATATGGGCTTTTCTTATCGTCATATTGCTATTGCCGATGATCTTATTTTTACCTCTGCGGTATTTTCGGGTTATCAAGCCAATGAAGCTGATATTATGGCGGCGCGTGACGAGGTTATTCAACATCGCGAAAATGTGCAGCCGGTGCGAGAAAAAACTGGTGGCTCAACATTTCGTAATCCTGATGGCACGTCAGCTTGGAAAGTTATTGATGAGGCAGGGTGCCGTGGTTTACAAATTGGCGGCGCACAAATGTCGCCCATGCATTGCAACTTTATGATTAATGTTGGCAATGCAACCGCCTATGACCTTGAATTATTGGGTGAAACAGTACGCCAAAAAGTATTTGCCAATTGCAGTATTGACCTGCATTGGGAAATTAAACGCATTGGCCAATTTTTACCCGATAGACAAGTGATGTCTTTTGAGGCTGAGCTTTAA
- the murC gene encoding UDP-N-acetylmuramate--L-alanine ligase: MKMPLNIGLIHFIGIGGIGMSGIAEVLHNLGYQVQGSDQSDNANVIRLREKGIKVFIGHDGNNLGDAEVVVVSTAIKKTNPEYMAARERLLPIVRRAEMLAELMRFRQAVAIGGTHGKTTTTSMVATLLDAGGYDPTVINGGIINAYGTNARMGEGDWMVVEADESDGTFLKLPADIAVVTNIDPEHLDHYGSFDAVREAFRQFVENVPFYGFGVMCLDHPEVQTMVSRIDDRRIITYGNNPQADVRFLNHHMEGANSHFDVIIRNRKTGETVEMKDLVLPMPGLHNVSNATAAIAVAHELGVTDTAIAKGLAAFGGVKRRFTHSGSWNGIEFFDDYGHHPVEIKAVLKAAREATKGNVIAIVQPHRFSRLHDLFDDFATGFNDADRVVVAPVYAAGEEPIEGVSAQSLVERIKTAGHRDARFVSGVEDLPTMIKDIAKPGDFVVFLGAGNITQWAYQVPQELQKLA; the protein is encoded by the coding sequence ATGAAAATGCCGCTTAATATTGGCCTTATTCATTTTATCGGTATTGGCGGTATAGGTATGAGTGGCATTGCCGAGGTGTTGCATAATCTCGGCTATCAAGTGCAGGGCTCGGATCAAAGTGATAATGCTAATGTTATACGTTTGCGTGAAAAAGGCATTAAGGTTTTCATCGGCCATGATGGAAACAATCTTGGTGATGCGGAAGTTGTCGTTGTTTCCACCGCGATTAAAAAGACCAACCCTGAATATATGGCAGCACGTGAACGCCTATTACCAATAGTGCGCCGTGCAGAAATGCTGGCCGAACTCATGCGTTTTCGCCAAGCTGTCGCGATAGGTGGTACCCATGGCAAAACTACAACCACATCAATGGTTGCGACATTGCTTGACGCTGGTGGTTATGATCCAACCGTAATCAATGGTGGTATCATCAATGCTTATGGCACTAATGCCCGCATGGGTGAAGGTGATTGGATGGTGGTGGAAGCCGACGAAAGTGATGGCACATTTTTAAAATTGCCAGCTGATATTGCGGTTGTTACCAATATTGACCCAGAACATCTTGACCATTATGGCAGTTTTGATGCGGTGCGCGAAGCCTTCCGCCAATTTGTTGAAAATGTACCATTTTATGGCTTTGGTGTTATGTGTCTTGACCATCCTGAAGTTCAAACTATGGTTAGCCGCATTGATGATCGCCGCATTATTACTTACGGCAACAATCCGCAGGCAGATGTACGCTTTCTTAATCATCATATGGAAGGTGCAAATTCGCATTTTGATGTGATTATTCGTAACCGTAAAACGGGCGAAACGGTTGAGATGAAGGATCTTGTTTTGCCAATGCCAGGGCTTCATAATGTATCAAATGCGACTGCGGCTATTGCTGTTGCCCATGAGCTTGGCGTGACGGATACAGCAATTGCTAAAGGATTGGCTGCTTTTGGTGGAGTAAAGCGCCGCTTTACCCATAGCGGAAGCTGGAATGGAATTGAATTTTTTGATGATTATGGTCACCATCCAGTGGAAATTAAAGCGGTGTTAAAAGCCGCGCGTGAGGCAACTAAAGGTAATGTCATTGCGATTGTACAACCGCATCGTTTTTCGCGTTTGCATGATTTGTTCGATGATTTTGCCACTGGATTTAATGATGCCGATCGTGTTGTTGTGGCACCAGTTTATGCCGCAGGCGAAGAACCAATCGAAGGTGTATCGGCGCAAAGCCTTGTTGAGCGAATTAAAACTGCAGGTCACCGTGATGCACGCTTTGTGAGCGGTGTTGAAGATTTACCAACTATGATTAAGGATATTGCCAAGCCCGGTGATTTTGTGGTGTTTTTGGGTGCTGGTAATATTACGCAATGGGCTTATCAAGTGCCGCAAGAATTGCAAAAATTGGCTTAA
- the murG gene encoding undecaprenyldiphospho-muramoylpentapeptide beta-N-acetylglucosaminyltransferase: MTKGKIVLAAGGTGGHLFPAEALGAELQMRGYDVHLLTDGRAQRFVSFFDADHVHVINSATIKGKNPIAIIKTLWQLLKGVRQSRKLLHSLKPVLVCGFGGYPTLPPLYAASSMGIPTLIHEQNAVMGRANRFLAGKVTAIAGGFLTQEGEFASKIIVTGNPVRPAVIDAAKLPYKAVEAGAPFNLLVFGGSQGASFFSEILPQALKLIDETKRNSILVTQQARPQDIEAVTQAYADLGIKAEIASFFDNMAERIANAQFIIARSGASTVAEIAAIGRPALLVPYPYALDHDQAENAASLATSGGVKVLAQKNIDADVMAEIITGALDDPKLMVTMAAAAHQAGRVQATQSLADLAEGLIAKKTIAEIKQKEIDQQTSKLENKHENAA, from the coding sequence ATGACAAAAGGCAAAATTGTTTTAGCAGCAGGGGGCACTGGTGGCCATTTATTTCCGGCTGAAGCTTTAGGGGCAGAGCTACAAATGCGTGGCTATGACGTGCATCTTTTAACCGATGGTCGTGCACAACGCTTCGTTAGTTTTTTTGATGCAGATCATGTCCATGTTATTAATTCTGCTACTATCAAGGGTAAAAATCCAATTGCCATTATTAAAACGCTTTGGCAATTGCTCAAGGGCGTGCGGCAATCGCGTAAATTATTACATAGCTTAAAGCCGGTTTTGGTTTGTGGTTTTGGCGGTTATCCAACACTTCCTCCACTTTATGCTGCATCTTCCATGGGAATTCCAACTCTTATTCATGAGCAAAACGCGGTCATGGGGCGAGCAAATCGCTTTTTAGCAGGCAAGGTCACGGCAATTGCCGGTGGTTTTTTAACCCAAGAAGGTGAATTTGCCTCAAAGATTATTGTAACCGGTAATCCCGTGCGGCCAGCGGTAATAGATGCTGCCAAACTACCTTATAAAGCAGTTGAAGCTGGTGCGCCTTTTAATTTACTTGTTTTTGGTGGTAGTCAAGGTGCAAGCTTTTTTTCTGAAATTTTGCCGCAAGCCTTAAAGCTTATTGATGAAACTAAGCGTAATTCTATTTTAGTGACGCAACAAGCGCGACCACAAGATATTGAAGCGGTAACGCAAGCATATGCTGATTTGGGCATAAAAGCTGAAATTGCTAGCTTTTTTGATAATATGGCAGAGCGTATTGCTAATGCTCAATTTATAATAGCGCGTTCTGGCGCATCGACAGTTGCAGAAATTGCCGCTATCGGCAGGCCAGCTTTATTGGTGCCTTATCCTTATGCACTTGATCATGATCAGGCAGAAAATGCCGCATCCCTTGCAACATCTGGCGGCGTTAAGGTATTAGCGCAAAAGAATATTGATGCAGATGTTATGGCTGAAATTATAACGGGCGCACTTGATGATCCAAAGCTAATGGTAACGATGGCAGCTGCAGCACATCAAGCAGGACGTGTACAGGCAACGCAAAGTTTAGCTGATTTGGCTGAAGGCTTAATTGCAAAAAAGACAATCGCTGAGATAAAACAAAAAGAAATTGATCAACAGACAAGCAAATTGGAGAACAAGCATGAAAATGCCGCTTAA
- the ftsW gene encoding putative lipid II flippase FtsW, whose product MVSRVDRGAVANWWWTIDRSILAACLMLMGLGVFLSFAASPAIASRIGIADSFHFVKLHIKYIVPAFVVMITISFFSPYNVRRAAIVLLGISLVLLVAVLVIGIEIKGSKRWISMLGVTIQPSEFMKPAFVVVSAWLFAQHGEKNKIPGYTSAIALFIITATLLVREPDVGQTILITAAWGGLFFLAGIPWIVVLFFIALAIFGGFGAYMLLHHVRERIDAFLHGEGDTFQVDVGREAIINGGWFGQGPGEGTVKRIVPDAHTDFVFSVAAEEYGIILCVLIVALFGFIVIRSLYIASKEQDKFTCFAIAGIAMLFGVQSIINIAVNLHLMPPKGMTLPFISYGGSSLVAIGITMGFLLALTRKRPEARMSQYYSRMNLSKTVA is encoded by the coding sequence ATGGTCAGTCGCGTTGATCGTGGAGCAGTTGCAAATTGGTGGTGGACCATTGACCGCTCAATTCTTGCCGCCTGTCTGATGTTGATGGGACTTGGCGTGTTCTTATCCTTTGCCGCAAGTCCAGCAATTGCAAGCCGCATCGGTATTGCCGACAGTTTTCATTTTGTAAAATTGCATATAAAATATATCGTCCCCGCTTTCGTTGTGATGATCACCATATCCTTTTTCTCGCCCTATAATGTACGCCGTGCAGCGATTGTTTTGCTTGGTATCTCATTAGTGCTATTGGTGGCTGTGTTGGTTATAGGTATAGAGATCAAAGGTTCGAAGCGTTGGATTTCAATGCTTGGTGTGACCATTCAGCCATCAGAATTTATGAAGCCAGCCTTTGTTGTTGTTTCAGCTTGGCTTTTTGCTCAGCATGGTGAAAAAAATAAAATACCTGGTTACACATCAGCAATTGCGCTTTTTATTATAACTGCGACATTATTAGTGCGTGAGCCCGATGTTGGCCAAACGATTCTTATTACTGCCGCATGGGGAGGATTGTTCTTCCTTGCTGGTATTCCATGGATCGTGGTACTTTTCTTTATTGCCCTTGCTATTTTCGGCGGTTTTGGTGCTTATATGCTTCTTCATCACGTACGTGAGCGAATTGATGCTTTTTTGCATGGCGAAGGTGATACTTTTCAGGTTGATGTGGGGCGCGAAGCAATTATTAATGGTGGTTGGTTTGGGCAGGGACCTGGCGAAGGTACAGTAAAGCGGATTGTGCCTGATGCGCATACGGACTTTGTTTTTTCTGTTGCGGCGGAAGAATACGGAATTATTCTGTGTGTTCTTATTGTTGCCTTATTTGGCTTTATCGTGATCCGTTCACTTTATATTGCTTCAAAAGAACAAGATAAATTCACTTGCTTTGCAATTGCTGGTATAGCAATGTTGTTTGGCGTGCAATCGATTATTAATATTGCGGTGAACTTGCATCTTATGCCACCCAAAGGTATGACCTTGCCATTTATTTCTTATGGTGGTTCGTCTCTTGTAGCGATTGGTATTACTATGGGCTTTTTATTGGCATTAACCAGAAAGCGTCCAGAAGCGCGTATGTCACAATATTACTCACGAATGAATTTATCAAAAACGGTAGCATGA